Within Mycobacterium heckeshornense, the genomic segment AGCACCAGCTGGCAATCCGCGTGGCGAATGTCGCGGGCCAGCGCGGCGCCGCGACGCACCGGGTTGAGACCCACCGGCACGATGCCCGACAGCCCCGCCGCAACCAGCACCGCCGAAAAGAACGGCGTGTTCTCCAGCAGCACGCCTACGTGTGGCGGCTTGCCCGGGTCAAGCCGTGCCCGCAGGGCGGCGGCGATTGCCGCGCCGTGCCGAACGTGGTCGCGCCAGTTGACAAACGAGTCCTCGAAATAGACTCCCCGATCGTCGACGTCGACGAGCGGTCTCAGCAAGTCTGTGACGGTCGGTAGGCGCTCCATAAGTCAAACGGGGCTGTCGGCCAGTTCGCGGCCGATCCGCCGCAGTGCTCCGGTGGCACTGCCCAGCGCGAACTCCGTCTGCTTGGCGGCCAGGAAATAGCGGTGCACCGGGTGGTCGATGTCGATCCCGACGCCACCGTGCACATGAACGACGGTGTGCGCCACGCGATGGCCGGCGTCGGCGGCCCAGAACGCCGCGGTCGCTACTTCGGTGTCGGCGGGTAGGTTCTCACTGACCCGCCAGGCCGCCTGTGTCAGCGTCAGCCGCAAACCTTTGACGTCGATGTAGCCGTCGGCCAGTCGCTGCGACACCGCCTGGAAGCTGCCGATCGGCCGGTCGAACTGTTCGCGGGTGCGGGCGTAGTCAGCGGTCATCTGCAATCCACGGTCGAGCACACCGAGTTGAAAAGCACTGCGGCCCAGAGTGGCTCGCAATGACAGCCAGTCAGCAACCTCGCGGCCGCCGACTAGCCGCCCACTGCCGATTTCCACGCCCGACAACTCCAGCTGGCCGACACTGCCCAAACCGGTGGTCTCCAACGGGGCCACCGCCACGCCGGGATCGTCGACTGCGACCAGAAAAACCGCTGTGCCGGAATCGGTTTCGGTGGGCACCAGGAAGGCGTTGGCCACCGGTCCGTATCCCACCTGGGTGCGGGTGCCGGTGAGCCGGTAGCCGTCGCCGGAGCGGGTCGCCTGTACCGGCCCCTCACCCATGTCGCCGTCCAGGGCAACGGTGAGGACCTGCTGGCCGCTGACCGCCGGTGCGCCCCACTGCTGCGCAAGCTCGGCAGCGGCAAATCGGGCCAGCGCACCCGCGGCCAGCGTCACCGACTCCAGATACGGCACCGCGGCCAATCCCCGGCCCAAGGCGACCAGCACCGCGGTCTGCTCCAGCACCCCGTATCCGCTTCCGCCCAACGACTCTGGTGCGGCGGCGCTCAGCACGTCGGCGTCGATCAGCTTGCGCCACAGCTCACGGTCGAACCGCTGCTCGAGCCCGTCGAGCTCGCGCTGGTGCTGCGGTGTGCATACCGCGTCCACGATGGTAGTGACCGGGCCGCCAAGGTCTCGGGCCGCTTCGGTTGTCGAGAAATCCATGGATAAGTCCTTTGCCCGGTCAGCGGTTGGCTCGCGGCAGGCCCAGCGCCACCATGCCGATGATGTCACGCTGAATTTCGTTGGTGCCGCCGCCGAAGGTCAGGATCAGGCACGCCCGGTGCATCCGCTCGATCCGGCCGCGCAGCACCGCGCCGGGCGAATCCGGGCGCACGGTCGCGGCAGTGCCCAGCACCTCCATCAGCAGCCGGTAGGCCTCGGTGGCCAGTTCGGTGCCGAACACTTTGGCGGCCGATGCGTCGGCCGGCGACGGGGCAGCCTCGTTCGACGACGCCAGCTCCCAGTTGATCAACTTGAGCACCTCGACCTTGGCGTGCACCCGGGCCAGGTTCAGCTGCACCCACTCGGAGTCGATGAGCCGCGCACCGGAGGCGTCCTTGGTGTTTTGCGCCCATTCCCGAACCTCGTTGAGCGC encodes:
- a CDS encoding acyl-CoA dehydrogenase family protein — translated: MDFSTTEAARDLGGPVTTIVDAVCTPQHQRELDGLEQRFDRELWRKLIDADVLSAAAPESLGGSGYGVLEQTAVLVALGRGLAAVPYLESVTLAAGALARFAAAELAQQWGAPAVSGQQVLTVALDGDMGEGPVQATRSGDGYRLTGTRTQVGYGPVANAFLVPTETDSGTAVFLVAVDDPGVAVAPLETTGLGSVGQLELSGVEIGSGRLVGGREVADWLSLRATLGRSAFQLGVLDRGLQMTADYARTREQFDRPIGSFQAVSQRLADGYIDVKGLRLTLTQAAWRVSENLPADTEVATAAFWAADAGHRVAHTVVHVHGGVGIDIDHPVHRYFLAAKQTEFALGSATGALRRIGRELADSPV